One Salvia splendens isolate huo1 chromosome 12, SspV2, whole genome shotgun sequence genomic window carries:
- the LOC121757288 gene encoding uncharacterized protein LOC121757288 isoform X1 — MKSRVSHLCLIHVFDEELKFGSTGSSLPIANMSKGEELKLHIKVVVNKQRTKVLFAEAGSDFTDVLLSFLLLPLGTILKVLEKQNVGDAPAIGSLSTLYRGLVNLDIGHFQTEVAKQKLLAPASCYDAELRKLRLNVSNAVPASPNSVNRYDGVFTESAASFIIGDDLKVMPNVMGSFMETLRGLDIDGTDIDGAETMNVAFGSKEIVDLLRLSLVSGNPLTAFMLSGGQIRLALKKSSEQGNAWLQCINEKVASTNIKKMIVKATIQKSTNKFLFAQADNDFINFLFGMLTLPLGSVVWYLGSNSGLVAIANLHLSVADESKKVQLKSAKTRVYLTKSNLSQSNEFSRLNFDPDVRNHNVKGERLHMVTNNLTVSPLTMTSCIYVLNELKISVSDVEEVDVQVGLEEGLSIVKEALTSTTALEDGLIKPILKASLVASKPVKRPKLEC, encoded by the exons ATGAAGAGTCGCGTATCTCATTTATGTTTGATTCATGTATTCGACGAGGAATTGAAGTTTGGTAGCACAGGATCTTCACTTCCCATAGCCAACATGTCGAAGGGCGAGGAATTGAAGTTGCATATCAAGGTTGTGGTGAACAAGCAGAGAACTAAGGTCCTGTTTGCAGAAGCTGGCAGCGATTTCACGGATGTTTTGCTAAGCTTCCTACTTCTGCCACTGGGAACGATCTTGAAGGTCCTCGAGAAGCAAAATGTAGGCGATGCGCCTGCTATTGGAAGCTTGAGCACGCTGTACAGAGGCTTAGTGAATCTTGACATTGGTCATTTCCAGACAGAGGTTGCCAAGCAGAAGCTCCTCGCTCCAGCAAGTTGCTATGATGCTGAGTTGCGTAAACTGAGGCTCAACGTCTCTAATGCTGTTCCTGCAAGTCCCAATTCTGTCAATAGATACGATGGGGTCTTCACTGAAAGTGCAGCTTCTTTCATAATCGGTGATGATCTGAAGGTGATGCCTAATGTGATGGGCTCGTTCATGGAAACTCTCAGGGGTCTCGACATTGATGGGACCGATATTGATGGTGCTGAGACGATGAATGTGGCTTTTGGATCGAAAGAG ATCGTGGACTTGCTGAGGCTATCATTGGTTTCAGGGAATCCACTGACGGCCTTCATGCTGAGTGGTGGCCAGATAAGGTTGGCGTTGAAGAAATCCAGCGAGCAGGGGAATGCTTGGTTGCAATGCATCAATGAGAAAGTTGCATCTACCAACATCAAGAAGATGATTGTGAAGGCCACTATACAGAAATCGACTAACAAGTTCCTATTTGCTCAAGCAGATAACGATTTCatcaatttcctttttggcATGCTCACGCTTCCTTTGGGAAGCGTCGTGTGGTATTTGGGGAGTAACAGTGGCCTAGTGGCTATTGCTAATCTGCACCTGAGTGTAGCAGACGAGTCTAAGAAGGTCCAATTGAAGAGTGCAAAGACAAGAGTCTATCTAACCAAGTCAAACCTCAGTCAATCCAACGAATTTTCCCGTCTCAATTTCGACCCTGATGTGAGAAACCATAATGTTAAGGGAGAGAGGCTGCACATGGTGACCAATAATTTGACTGTTTCACCGTTGACTATGACATCATGCATCTATGTGCTGAACGAGCTGAAGATCTCCGTGTCTGATGTTGAAGAAGTGGACGTGCAAGTTGGGCTCGAAGAG GGTTTAAGCATAGTGAAAGAGGCTCTTACATCGACGACGGCATTGGAAGATGGCCTCATCAAACCCATCTTGAAGGCATCTCTCGTTGCTTCAAAACCCGTGAAACGGCCAAAGCTTGAATGCTGA
- the LOC121757288 gene encoding uncharacterized protein LOC121757288 isoform X2: MSKGEELKLHIKVVVNKQRTKVLFAEAGSDFTDVLLSFLLLPLGTILKVLEKQNVGDAPAIGSLSTLYRGLVNLDIGHFQTEVAKQKLLAPASCYDAELRKLRLNVSNAVPASPNSVNRYDGVFTESAASFIIGDDLKVMPNVMGSFMETLRGLDIDGTDIDGAETMNVAFGSKEIVDLLRLSLVSGNPLTAFMLSGGQIRLALKKSSEQGNAWLQCINEKVASTNIKKMIVKATIQKSTNKFLFAQADNDFINFLFGMLTLPLGSVVWYLGSNSGLVAIANLHLSVADESKKVQLKSAKTRVYLTKSNLSQSNEFSRLNFDPDVRNHNVKGERLHMVTNNLTVSPLTMTSCIYVLNELKISVSDVEEVDVQVGLEEGLSIVKEALTSTTALEDGLIKPILKASLVASKPVKRPKLEC, encoded by the exons ATGTCGAAGGGCGAGGAATTGAAGTTGCATATCAAGGTTGTGGTGAACAAGCAGAGAACTAAGGTCCTGTTTGCAGAAGCTGGCAGCGATTTCACGGATGTTTTGCTAAGCTTCCTACTTCTGCCACTGGGAACGATCTTGAAGGTCCTCGAGAAGCAAAATGTAGGCGATGCGCCTGCTATTGGAAGCTTGAGCACGCTGTACAGAGGCTTAGTGAATCTTGACATTGGTCATTTCCAGACAGAGGTTGCCAAGCAGAAGCTCCTCGCTCCAGCAAGTTGCTATGATGCTGAGTTGCGTAAACTGAGGCTCAACGTCTCTAATGCTGTTCCTGCAAGTCCCAATTCTGTCAATAGATACGATGGGGTCTTCACTGAAAGTGCAGCTTCTTTCATAATCGGTGATGATCTGAAGGTGATGCCTAATGTGATGGGCTCGTTCATGGAAACTCTCAGGGGTCTCGACATTGATGGGACCGATATTGATGGTGCTGAGACGATGAATGTGGCTTTTGGATCGAAAGAG ATCGTGGACTTGCTGAGGCTATCATTGGTTTCAGGGAATCCACTGACGGCCTTCATGCTGAGTGGTGGCCAGATAAGGTTGGCGTTGAAGAAATCCAGCGAGCAGGGGAATGCTTGGTTGCAATGCATCAATGAGAAAGTTGCATCTACCAACATCAAGAAGATGATTGTGAAGGCCACTATACAGAAATCGACTAACAAGTTCCTATTTGCTCAAGCAGATAACGATTTCatcaatttcctttttggcATGCTCACGCTTCCTTTGGGAAGCGTCGTGTGGTATTTGGGGAGTAACAGTGGCCTAGTGGCTATTGCTAATCTGCACCTGAGTGTAGCAGACGAGTCTAAGAAGGTCCAATTGAAGAGTGCAAAGACAAGAGTCTATCTAACCAAGTCAAACCTCAGTCAATCCAACGAATTTTCCCGTCTCAATTTCGACCCTGATGTGAGAAACCATAATGTTAAGGGAGAGAGGCTGCACATGGTGACCAATAATTTGACTGTTTCACCGTTGACTATGACATCATGCATCTATGTGCTGAACGAGCTGAAGATCTCCGTGTCTGATGTTGAAGAAGTGGACGTGCAAGTTGGGCTCGAAGAG GGTTTAAGCATAGTGAAAGAGGCTCTTACATCGACGACGGCATTGGAAGATGGCCTCATCAAACCCATCTTGAAGGCATCTCTCGTTGCTTCAAAACCCGTGAAACGGCCAAAGCTTGAATGCTGA